In the Scatophagus argus isolate fScaArg1 chromosome 11, fScaArg1.pri, whole genome shotgun sequence genome, TATCTCTCTTTGAGACTGTATTGTTATCAGAAGAACTTATTTAGGTATTAAGTATCAGGACTTGTGTATAACTTGGTAAATAGCCAGGCACAAGGTGAATTAAAGGTGTTTAAACATATTTCATCATCCACAGGTACACAGGTATGGTGGTGTGGTCACATTTCAATCAAAATTTGTCTACATGTCAAATTTTTTGAAATGTaagtttttttggttttatgagTAAGtaagttttgaaaaaaattgtTAGGATGATGTTACCAACCACAGTGTAAAAACCTGTTATTACTGCAAATGGAACAACCTGCaatgagtgaatgtgttttatatttaattcaATAGTACATGCAGTATGATTACGACATTTGCATGTCACAACTTTGATTTAAGTGGACGGCATAACATGCAGCACAGTACTCGCTTTTGCTGTCATGAACTCAAATCAGGACAATTGTTAGGAAATTGGTGATTTTGTTCTGtgttacattttacttttctgcaTAGCAGCTCGTTTGTGCTTCATGCTCATGTTCTGCTATGTGTCTGTAAACCCTGCATCTGACTGTGCCACTTTGTCTTGTTGTGTATATATGTGCACAGATATCATTTAGATAGCTTCATAAAATAAACTTGTACAAATCAAAACTCATACATCCTGCACATAAAATTCCAATCTTCCCACTTCACCTGTTGATCACTTAAACTGCATATTTTACAATCCCCCACAAAGTAATCTCAGTGAGACCTTTAAATtccacacatacaaaaaaagaaatcaacagtcatataaaaatatatatttttttcaagttcCTTCAATATTTGACTGAATCTCAAAGTGTTTGGCTGAAAACTGGGGACTTCGAGACtacataaatgaagaaaaaaacaaaaaattggCTAACAGTTTTCTAGCAGTGGGTGACATGGTGGCTGTTATCCAAAAGGTGGGCCTTTGAGACATTTGTTCCCAGTGGCATATGTCAGGATTGCTGCTCCCAGTGTCACCAAATGCTTTTCCTGCCTTCCTACCTGGTGGCGTGTGAGGAGGAGTAAACACAATCTTCAAATGGTTGTCAAGCAATGGCTGACATCAGACTGATTTCTGACCATCACTGCGATTACTCTTATGTTGACTGCAAAAGCAAGATTAACAATATTCTTACCATTAATTAAAATCACCTCAATGAGAGAACAGATGGTCAAACACATTAATCTGCTGTAATGCTCTTACTGTCACCACACACGTCTTAATCAAGTCGTGATCTGCATTAATCACCTGACTTAAGTGACAAACAAGTATCAGTCCCGTGTTAGCCAGGCTTTGTTTGTAGTCAGACCTCTCGTGACCTTGCAGTAATGTATTCATCACAAAAATACTTCATACAGGTGTAGGTGATGCTTTGTATCGAAGCAGTTAGTTctaacacaacattaaaaaaacatctgaattgAACAAGTCATCGTTACCTGTGCAACTGCTGTTTTAATAATTATGTCTGTGCTTTaatgtcagactgaaatatgttCATCCACAGCTGCTCAGTCGTTACCTTAAAACCGTTGCATCACAAAGTGGTAAGTGCGTGAGACATCTGATAAGATTAAAGTGTAATCCTCTTAGTGGCAAACAACTAATTTGGCTAATAATTCTGCCTTACCTTCTGACTCCTCTTGCCATAAAATCCTGGATTTCAACACCCAGCCAGCATGGGACTATTGTGCTGAAGGCTTTGTGTGTCTGGTAATGGCAAAAAGTATCTTATGTTTGATCCCCCCCTCTGGCTGTTCAGCTTGatcttgtttttaataaagGATGAAAATAGAGATAGAGAGCGAAGAAACATAACCAAGAAAGGAGTAGATTATGAATGAGAGAGTCACCCTTTCATGTTTACAGTCAACTCAACATCACAATATTTCTCACTCAGTGTTGAAGTACAACAAGTGATGATGCAATGCTGCTGCACTTAGAAGATTAATGATTTGTGTTGAGTTTTGTACTGGCCAGCCTCAGCATATAGAACAAAATAACACTCAGCCAAATGATTTGTGGCATAATATTCATTCATCTTTTGGGAAAACCACTTGTTGGTTTGGTGTCTTATGGATTTAAGAACAAACTGTTAACGTCCACTTCTGCTCTCGTGCGATCTGACTGAAAGACGTTGCAAGTTCCATGTGTAAATACTGCAGCTTTCAATAGAATACATTATGAATTGGCCTACTctgctggaaaatgttttaactatttgttatttgttttgttcatgctGCTTGGTATTCTTGCCAAGAATAACAGGCAGCATTAtctgtaaaagaaaatcaattttcacatttattaaaTCTGACCTGCTCAATCTGAACCTGACTGGTGCTTCGTCATTGGACTTCCGTGCTAGTCATGCACTGGTCATATCAAACATGTTAGAGCAAAAGCTGATTGAGTGGTGAACTTGGGCTGGCTTTATAACAATGAAAAGGGCACCAGCTGTATGCACTGGGACACTAGTGGACAGAAAGTTGTGACTCATTTGGTATAACAGTTACAAATCCTGGTTAAGATCAAAATCTATTTATTATGTGACTCAGATATTATAATGATTACACCTGTTTAATAAAGACACACAGGGAACAATTAACTGTTCAGCCCTTAAAGGGCACATGGAGGCCAGCTAATTTTCTAGCATGTAGTGCAGCCTATATGGCATCACTTCACAGTTTTTCACAAGACACTTTATCACATTGTCTTGCATACTGAACCACCCTAGAGGGCACTTTATCATGTGCTTCCTTTCATAGCAGcgaagaggagagaagagaagttGTTATTAAGGTGGACTGTGAACATCTGGCTGGAGCCAATGTCTGCAAGGTCTTTAACTCCCATATCTGGAAGATTCCTCTGGCATCCTGGGGGAGGCTGGAGATATGGAATCCAAGTGGGCCATGTTCAAAGCCTCCACTGCGGAGGCAGAAGCTCGGAGCTGTCAAGAATCGATGCCTGTGGTGGATGTCTTCTTTTGGATGTTTTTGCACATGTCCAACTGGTAGGAGACCCAGCGGTATACCCAGAACACACTGGAGTGATTATATATCTTATCCCACTTTGGAACATTTTGGAATTCCCCAGGAGCAACTAGAAAACTACTTTGCTTAGCATGCTGCAATCATGACCCAGCCCTGGATAAATGgctgaaaatggatggaaggcTGGACATTTAGTAAATAAGCAAAACTGAGCTTGTATAATCAGTCACAAAATGGCAACACAGAGCTCCTTATCGTCTCTTACTGATCACAAGTGTCTCTGGTCTCTGTGGctgttcagtgtgtgatttttaacaCCTTCCAGTATGTGCCCTCTTGGGTGCTCAGACAGATCTTACCCAAACTTTTGTGAGGTGTCAAGAGCCTTTTGAAGCACCTTAGACGCCTTTTAATCAGTAGAAGCTAATCAGCCATATGGCTGACAAAGGTCTGGTTGACTCATGCTCTTTTGTTATCACAGTGGGAGCTGTATGGAAgctggtgtgagtgtgtgcgtctgtgtgtgtgtgtgtgtgtgtgtgtgtgggtgggtggtgggtgtgtgtttgaggtggGAGGGGTAATCATTTACTGTAGCTTATTGCTGACTTCAGAGTCTCTTGGTTTAGAACTACAGTTGAAAAGGTTAAATTAAGTGCTTATTACAATACAGATGGCCTTGATTATGCAGGCACAATGATATTATAAGTGTAATTATCATTGTGGgtgtccaaaacacaaaactattCAAATGACTCTTGTTtggctttttgtgtgttttctttactgCATTACATTGAAATTCCTCCTCTGCTATTTGAGCAGATGAGACAGATGAGCCACCGTCTATGGCTGCACAACAGAGAGATTTCTGCTTTCCTTTATTAGGCAATTATTTAGAGGCTATGTTTACATGAATAGGTATGATTAAGAGAAAAAGATCATGAAAATAAGTATTTATGGACTCatattttggctttttattAAGTTTAAATGTCAGGGTAAAGTGTTTAATAAGTCTGTGTGATTATAATACATatgaataacaataaaaatccATCCAATTCTTCAACGCCTTATTATTAGATGCTTTCTGCAGTTTCCAATTTTGCAGTTCCCACTGCTTATCCCTCACGGAGGAAAGTAACTAAGCACATTAACTTAGGAGCTGACTGAGTATATTTTTTAGATGCTTTCCTTGAGTATTTCCATGTTAGGgaaattttgtactttttactgacactacatttgtacatttgacAGTACACTTATTAATCATTTACCATTAACTTGTTAGACAACTTGAAATGATATATTTTCTAAACAACCCAGAAAGATATTAAATAGCTCCACCTTAACCAACTGCAATACGGAAACACTGCTTACATGTTAATCCATCGCTAAAAATAATCCAATAATGTATACAATAAAACACTCTGCTTTTACTTTGATacttcaaatacattttgctgataattaTTTGGTTGCTTAAGTACATCACTCAATTCAGGACTTGTAACTGagtattgtttttaatgttgatgCTTCAGCTCAGAATCTCAGAACTTCTTCTAGTGCTCCTACTACATTCTGATGCAGCAACATTACATTCAAGGTACCAATGGTGCTCAGAACAGTTTCTCACAAGGTGAACCCTTGTCTTCTTTGCAGCAGTTATCAGCACTTCCAATTTCACTGACATGTGGATTTTTCCTTATTCCATCTCCTTCCACACCACATTCTGCATATGTAACTGACTgactaacacacacaatcagTCCTGCAGGCCCCCCACAGCTCCAGACTTCAGCTTCTTCTGATGGTACTTAGTCCTATCAAATAGCTACAGTCCTTTAAGTGATTTAGTTAGTTAATTAATTGCTATGTGCAGATTTATTTATGCAACGCTGTTATCTGTCTGATTAGAGCTCCACAATCAGTTTATCTAATAAAccatttgcacacacaaaagtgAACAGCAATTTGCTGCAGAGCCAAACGTTTCCCTGTTGGTGGTCTGCTGGAAGGCCATTGGTCGGTGGGGCAGGCTATTTGCATAGGCCGAGGCTTATAGTCCCAGAGCAAAGTCAGAGTTTAAAACCGTTGTGATTCGACTTGACACAGCACAAGTGGTGGACTGCTCGCATCATTAATGACTTTTCTGAGCAGCATTCTGTAACCTCTCAACATGGGATTTTGCAGCGTTGCAGGACTTGGACTGTGCATGGTGCTTGCATTATTTTACACTGTTCAGTGTACAACTACAAGGTATTTCACCTATGAAGAGGATGCACCCGGGACGGAGATAGGGAATTTGTCCCGAGATTTAAAGATTGATCCAACTGATGATCCGGACACCTCGTTCCGCTTCATGCAGGAAAACAACTCTTCTGTGATTCAAATGAGGGAGAATGACGGACTTCTGAGTGTTGCAGAGATAATTGACCGAGAGCAGCTCTGCCCCAGGTCTCCGCGTTGCTTCATCACCTTCGACATCGTGGCCCTCTCTAAAGAAAAGTTTCAGCTCATCCATGTGGAGATCGAGGTAAAAGACATCAACGACCACTCTCCTCACTTCCCGCGCAACGAGACGAGCCTGGAGATAGTGGAAAATGTTCCCTTGGACTCAAGATTCCCACTGCAGATTGCTCTCGACCAGGATGTGGGCGAAAATTACATTCAGAGCTACAACATTTCCGCCTCCAGTCATTTTGCCATTGAAGTGCGCGATCGGGAGGATGGAGTGAAGTTTGCTGAGCTGGTGCTGGTGAGGGAGCTcgacagggaggtggaggactCCTACACGATCGAAGTCACTGCAACTGACGGCGGTGTGCATGCAAAGTCCGGGTCGATGATTGTAAACATCAAAGTGCTGGATTTTAACGACAACAGTCCGACGTTTGAACACAGCTCGCTGAAAGTTGAGCTGAATGAAGACTCCCCGGTTGGTCACCGAGTTCTCAAAGTGCACGCCTTTGACCCGGACGACGGAGTTAACGGCGAAGTAACGTACGCGTTTGCTGAGGGGTTATCGCCAGATGTTGGCCGCCTTTTCCACATCGATCCTTACTCTGGGGACGTTTCCTTGAAAGCGCCGGTTGATTTTGAGAAAAGGAGGTCATACGAGCTGAACATCAAAGCCTTCGATATGGGTGCCAACTCTGTTCCGTCTAGTTGCAAAGTTGTGATCGACGTCGTGGACGTGAATGACAATGCACCTGAAATCAGCATCAAACCGATGACTTCCAGCAGCGATGGGGTCGCGTACAtcacagaagctgcagctgcagaaagttTTGTGGCTCTgatcagcaccacggacagagACTCGGGCTCCAACGGGTACGTGCGCACCAGCCTGCTCGGGCACGAGCATTTCACTCTCCAGCAGGCCTATGGGGACTCTTTCATGATTGTAACCAGCACTACTTTAGACAGAGAGAAGATCCCAGAGTATAACCTGACCGTGGTTGCGGAGGACCTCGGAAACCCACCCTTCAAAACAGTCAGACAGTATACCATCCGTGTCACAGATGAGAATGACAACCCTCCTCTCTTCAGCAAGTCACTTTATGAAGTTTCAGTCCTTGAGAATAATATTCCAGGTTCATATATAACCACTGTTGTTGCTCGAGATCCTGATGTGGGGAAGAATGCCAAAGTCTCTTACAAAGTCATAGATTCAGAGGTGCCAGGAGGATCTCCGGTGTCCACTTATGTTTCTGTGGACTCACACTCAGGGTCTTTGTACACTCTGAGGTCTTTTGATCACGAGACCCTTCAGGAGATTGAGTTGGTCATCCAAGCTGAAGACAGAGGTTCCCCCTCTCTTTCAAGCAGTTCAACAATCAGGATTAGGATTGTGGATCAGAACGACAATTATCCATACTTCACCTTCCCTGTCCTTCTGAATGACTCCGCTGATATCCCTCTGCCTTTCAATGCACCTGCTGGCTATCTTGCCCTTCGCGTCTCAGCTGAAGACGAGGACGAGGGAGTGAACGGCGAGCTCTTCTACCAAATTGTACAAGGTGACACAAAGCTATTCACAATGAACAAAGACACGGGAGAGATTGCTTTAAAACAATGGCTGACAGCTGAAATTGGCGATGTGCTGGAAATGAAAATCGCCGTGAGTGACAATGGCAGGTCCCCTCTCTCTAGCACTGCCACTATTAGGTTTGTCATCTCTGATACAGAGCCCTCTGAAGACCAAGTCGTCATTGTGTTGCGGTCAAGTGATGAAGACGCCCTCAGCTTGGATGGCTCACTAATTGTCATTATTATGCTCGGCGGGGGTTGTGGGTTGTTGTTGATTGCAATAGTGGTGGTTGTTGTCACATGCAAACTCAGTCGTGGTGGCAGAAACCGTGGCTCCAAGAGAGAAGTGTGTCACAGCCTGTTTGATGGCAGGCCCATGCCCATCCTCGGCTCAGCAGAGCCAAACATATACACCGGCCAGCAAAGCTTCTTCCACGAGAGAACCTCTTCCTCTCTGGATGATTCCTGCCTGTATGAAGAGAGAAGTGGGGACTCGGAGGCAAAGGTGAGTCAACTacaagaggttttttttttcgttttttattttcatatgcaTATGATGTTCCCGAGTGCTGCCTTGATCTTTGTGCCAGAAATGGAAACTAAgctctctgctgtcattttgtttgttctcttaGATGTTCCTGCCCTCCAAGCATTTCCAAGCAACATCTGTGTGGCAAGGTGACAAATACTGCTTGCAAGTGAGGTAAGACAactaaatgtaatttcttttctCAGACAAGATATGCTTTATTCACAGTCAAATCTCACTGAACACAAAGGGAAATTAGCATGCGCCATGCATACATTTTGTTGCTTGTGGTGTTCCTGTGGAATGAGGTTAGATGGGTAGGATAGAGACAGGCCCTGTGTGTGACAAAAGACATCAATAATCAAGCTAATGTGGTGCAGTGCTGGTGGCTCATACTGTATCTGTTGATTACATTTGCAGTGGCATTGGCAACACTGACCAGCTGAGCGTGAAGGACAGCGGCAAAGGGGACAGTGACTTTAACGACAGTGACTCTGATATCAGTGGCGACGGAGGCAAGAAGAACTTCATTACCTTTCAGCCGAGGCTCAAAAGTGAGTTTTCCCATTCAGAGTTTCACACTGCTGAAttaaacacaaatattcacCAGCATgacataaatgataaatgatgataATGTAACATCTGCATCAGCAATTTCCTCatccttatttttttctccattcgTATTTCAGGTTCATCCAGCGCTGCTAAGAACTTCACTGGGGACTGTCAAAGCTCTTACTGTGCAGTACCACCACAGGGCTTCAGAGCCCCGAGAGATAATGCACCCACAATAGGCTTCTCCCCTGCACCGATCTTTAGCAATCCTCATGGGTATCCCCTGTCTTGGAAGGATTCTGGTTATGGCACAAATTGGCCAAAATCAAGGAGCAGCATGCAGACCTTCTCCAGGACTGGGACCCTCCCTTCTTACTTTCCCACACAACAGCGCGATGCTGGTGGTGCTGAATTACACAAACAGGGTCCAAATATTGTAACTGTGGCTACGGCATTAGAGGTTGCAACTATCTTTTAAAAACTGTGCTGATGAGGTATTTGGGATGTTCCAGGAAGATGTAAACATTTGTAAAACTGGCTACTTCGAGATGTGTTGTacatatttttgttaaaaaaaggaattgttaatataaaatctATATTATGTTTATTCATGTTATATGTATACTGTATTCTGTGATGTTTActggtgtttctttttccaATTAAAGAGTGATTGAAGTAAAGAAAAGTGTAAATCATTCAACAAAATTCTCAAATATGATGATATATCTGAGATCAGACAATACATCAGTTTAATTCAGAAATACTGTGATTAAATATGATTCCCTTGCTAGTTGAAACATGTAGAACTCTTCCCATAGTTTGAGTCTATAAGATCAAGACTCCAGTCAGTGATGATCAGATGTAAAATCTCAAGCTGCCCCATTACCTGGGAGACAGGCTTTGAAGACTCCTGCTTTCTCGGTTGAGTTTCTTGCATACAAATGAGAGAGCAGAGCTGGTGCTGAAGTGGAAAATAAAGGAT is a window encoding:
- the pcdh8 gene encoding protocadherin-8 produces the protein MGFCSVAGLGLCMVLALFYTVQCTTTRYFTYEEDAPGTEIGNLSRDLKIDPTDDPDTSFRFMQENNSSVIQMRENDGLLSVAEIIDREQLCPRSPRCFITFDIVALSKEKFQLIHVEIEVKDINDHSPHFPRNETSLEIVENVPLDSRFPLQIALDQDVGENYIQSYNISASSHFAIEVRDREDGVKFAELVLVRELDREVEDSYTIEVTATDGGVHAKSGSMIVNIKVLDFNDNSPTFEHSSLKVELNEDSPVGHRVLKVHAFDPDDGVNGEVTYAFAEGLSPDVGRLFHIDPYSGDVSLKAPVDFEKRRSYELNIKAFDMGANSVPSSCKVVIDVVDVNDNAPEISIKPMTSSSDGVAYITEAAAAESFVALISTTDRDSGSNGYVRTSLLGHEHFTLQQAYGDSFMIVTSTTLDREKIPEYNLTVVAEDLGNPPFKTVRQYTIRVTDENDNPPLFSKSLYEVSVLENNIPGSYITTVVARDPDVGKNAKVSYKVIDSEVPGGSPVSTYVSVDSHSGSLYTLRSFDHETLQEIELVIQAEDRGSPSLSSSSTIRIRIVDQNDNYPYFTFPVLLNDSADIPLPFNAPAGYLALRVSAEDEDEGVNGELFYQIVQGDTKLFTMNKDTGEIALKQWLTAEIGDVLEMKIAVSDNGRSPLSSTATIRFVISDTEPSEDQVVIVLRSSDEDALSLDGSLIVIIMLGGGCGLLLIAIVVVVVTCKLSRGGRNRGSKREVCHSLFDGRPMPILGSAEPNIYTGQQSFFHERTSSSLDDSCLYEERSGDSEAKMFLPSKHFQATSVWQGDKYCLQVSGIGNTDQLSVKDSGKGDSDFNDSDSDISGDGGKKNFITFQPRLKSSSSAAKNFTGDCQSSYCAVPPQGFRAPRDNAPTIGFSPAPIFSNPHGYPLSWKDSGYGTNWPKSRSSMQTFSRTGTLPSYFPTQQRDAGGAELHKQGPNIVTVATALEVATIF